CGCGGGTTCCTGTCCCCTCTGGCACGGGGACATCGGGCAGCTTTGGGGCTGTGCCCACACCTGTGGCATCGCgggctcctgtcccctctggcACGGGGACGGGGACACGGCGGTTTTGGAGAGCACGGGGACATCGGGCAGCTTTGGGGCTGTGCCCACACCTGTGGCATTGCgggctcctgtcccctctggcCCGGGGACATCGGGCAGCTTTGGGGCTGTGCCCGCACCAGCGGGGTGCTGTCCCCTCCAGCGTCCCCGGGACAGGGATTTTGGAGCTCCAGGGGAGGGATAAAGGGACATCAGGAGAGCTGACTGAGGGTCGTTGTCCCTCCTGGCACGGGGACAGGGATTTTGGAAGCCAAGGGGATGGAGAAAGGGGACACCGGGAGCTCTGACATCGTGGGGTGCTGTCCcctctggcacagggacagaggcaCGGGGGGCTCTTGGAGGCCAAGGGCTGGAGAAAGGGGGCACGAGGCAGCTTTGGGGTTGTGCCCACACCTGCaggctgctgtcccctccccacgGGGACAGacaggggcacagggagggtGCAGAAAGGGGACATCAGGAGCGCTGGGGCTGTGGCATTGCGGGTTCCTGTCCCCTGTGGCACGGGGATTTTGGATCCCGCACTTGTGGGATGATTAGGTGTCAGAGGGGACAATCGAAGGCACGGTGACATTGGGACAGAGCCAGGCGGTGGCAGATGGGGGGGGGGCATTCGGAGCCGGCCCGTGGTGGCCGCACCGGGATGGCCGTGCGGGATCCCCTGGGAATTCACCCAGGGACCGGTGCGCAgatcctgggaatgctggaaaacaggagggcagggaagggctgagggcagggaaCCGGAGCTGATCCCGTCTCCAATTGCAGAGGGAGGCCCCAAAAAGCTGCGCAGCACCATCCGCAGGAGCACCGAGACCGGCATCGCGGTGGAGATGAGGACCAGGGTGACCCGGCAGGGCAGCCGGGAATCCACGGACGGCAGCACCAACAGCAACAGCTCCGACGGCACGTAAGGAACGGGGCAGAGCTTGGGAACGGCGCCGGGATCCCTCCCGGCGTGTCCCCCGCAGTGGGCAGAGGGATGCTCCATGGAAATCCCTTGCAGGTTCATCTTCCCCACCACCcggctgggagcagagagccaGTTCAGCGATTTCCTCGACGGGCTGGGGCCGGGGCAGCTCGTGGGGCGGCAGACCCTGGCAACCCCCCCGATGGGTGAGCAGCGCCCGGGGGGGCTCCcggagggagggaagggggggaaGAGGCCGCGTGTTTCTTCCCAGGGctccatcccagcacatcccgGTCCGGGAACGCTTGGGAATGCTCTGCCTTGTGCAGGGCAGCGtgcagggctcagggcagggcatccctgggaagcagcagctctgccttttcccGGGGCTTCCTTTTCCCGGGGCTTCCTTTTGGAGCGTCCTGGAACCAAAACTCCGCCTTTTGTCCCGCTTTTCCCCTTAAAATCCCAAATGGGGATCAAAAGCTGCGCTCTGAATTCCCAGCCAACAGCAGCGTGTCcccagctggggacacaccCCGAGGTGGCCGCCGGACCCTGCCGGGAATGGGAAAAGCTGCCCAGAGTCCCCTGATCTGTCCCCGGGgcgctgggagctgctcctgaataaatcccagcaggagggaagggaagttcagggaagggaaaggggaaaaggggaaaaggggaaaaggggaaaggggaaagggggaaaggggaaaaggggaaagggggaaagggaaaagggggaaagggggTGGTTGAACCCCAGGTTCTCTCCCAACCCTGTTGGGAGCAGCTCAGTCTGGCTGAGGACGAGgttcctttttcctcccattccctttccctgcctctgaGGAAAAGGTGCCTTTCCAAGGGGAAAACCTCACTGAACTCAGAACAAATTCAACTCAGcactatttttgttttccaaaagtTCCTGGCCCCTGatccctcctgtcccccagcctctccttttcctgggGAATCACCCAGCCAAGGCCCAGCCTGGGTAAATCCCAGCCTTATTCCATCACAAGGGATAAAATCCCAGTGACAGGGATGGAGCTGATGGGGAGGAGGGGCTGTCCTTCCCATCCACCAAGCCCCTAATTCCCAACAAATCAGGCATCCAGTGGGACGCTGGGTGTGAGGACAGGGGTGCCCAGTTCCCACGGGTgatggggacacggggctgtggctgtccccaggtggAGGTGGCCATCAGGTCACCTGAAGGTGTGTACCCCTTGCAGGTGATGTCCACGTCAGCATGGCTGACCGCAACGGGCAGCTGGAGGTGGACGTGATCCAGGCCAGGGGACTCATCCCGAAGATGGGCTCCAAGTGCATCCCTGGTAGGTGGCTGTGGGTGGAGGGGGTGGGTGCCGTGCTGGGATCATCCCAGGACTCTGCTCCATGTCCCTGTTTCTCATGGCAGCCACCTATGTGAAGGTTTACCTGCTGGAAAACGGCGTCTGCCTGGCCAAGAAGAAGACCAAGGTGGTGAAGAAAACCTGTGACCCCTCGTaccagcagcccctgctcttTGAGGAGAGTCCCCAGGGCAAAGTCCTGCaggtgggcagggacaccttcccctgtccctggTGGCACTGAGCCCCATCCAGGTTTCCTTGGGCTGCCAGGggtgggacagccacagcttctctgggctggGATGCCCTCCTTGGAGCTGCGATGTTCTCCTTAAGGTCTGGTGCCCTTCTTGGGGTCTGGGATGCCCTGCTTAGGGTTGGGATGCTCTCTTTGAGATTGGGATGCTTTCCTTGAGTTTGGGATTGGGATGCCATCTTTGGGACCTGGAATGCCCTGTGCCTGGatctccccaccctcacagggtGAGAGGAGCAAGTCCAGGGATCTCCAGAACCCTTCCTGCATCCCTCAGACCTTCCCAATCCCGACCACAGCAGGGTTTTTCCATCTGGGCATGATTtccccagaattcccagctccatcacccctcccctgcccacagGTGATCGTCTGGGGCGATTACGGGCGCATGGACCACAAGTGCTTCATGGGGATGGCCCAGATcatcctggaggagctggatcTCTCCAGTGCTGTCTCGGGCTGGTACAAACTCTTCCCAACCTCCTCCCTGGCCGACTCCAGCATCGGACCCCTGACCCGCCGCCTCTCCCAGTCCTCCCTGGAGAGCTCcaccagcccctcctgcccatAGAGGCTGGGATTGGGAAGGAGACATCCAAGGAGACCTTGCAGAACTGGTCATGGAGAGCTGTAaatatcctttttattttctccttttcagtttttcattttcaatctCCTTttaccccccaaaaaatccgCCCTGGACGCCCTCCccaggaagggagagggagcGAGGGCAGGGGGGAAGGAGAGGCAAAAATTCCCTCCGAGGGCTGTGACTGCCAGCAAATCCCAGACTGTTCCCAGACCTCGTCCTGGAAGCTCCCAGGTTCTCTCCCaaccctgctgggagcagctcagtcTGGCTGAGGACGAGgttcctttttcctcccattccctttccctgcctctgaGGAAAAGGTGGCTTTCCAAGGGGAAAACCCCACCGAACTCAGAACAAATCCAACTCAGcactatttttgttttccaaggaaTGTAGCATCTTCTCTTATGTAGCTTTGCCACGTGCTAACAACACAATCACTGCAATATCCAAGAGAACTCTGGATGGACCGGGAACATCTGCCAGTTTCATCCCGTTTGGTCGCTTTCCCAGCACTTTTGGTGGccatttccctgccttttttttcccagtttttttggttttcccaGGAGCATGTAGCCTGTGACCATTGCCAAAGCAagaggggacagggaaagggGCGCTTGCCTCCCCTCAGTGTCCACTGGGCTTCTCCTCGTGTCTCACTGCTGACCGCGCTCATGTCCAGCCAAAACCAGACCCGAAGGACAGACTCTGGGAATGCCTGACGGGAGGTGGGAGAAGGCGACCCAACGGAGCGGGAATAGCGGGATCCTGGCGGAtcagctgcctcccagccccCTCCTTCCCGGCTGGAGGGCTGGGATATTCTCCTCGAGGTCTGGAATGCTCCTTGGAGCTGAGATGTCCTCCTTGAGGTCTGGAATGCTCTTCTTAGATCTTGGATGTCCTCCTTGAGGTCTGGCTGTCCCTCCTCAGGGTCTGGAGAGCCCTGCTCAGGGTTGGGACACTCTCCTCGAGGTCTGGAATGCTCTCCTCGAGGTCTGGAATGATCTCCTTGTGGTTGGCATTCCCTCCTCAGGAGTTGGGATACCCTTCTTGGGGTCTGGAATATCCTCCTTGGAGTAGGATGCTGTCCTTAAAGGCTGTGATTCCCTCCTCAGGAGTTGGGATAGCCTCCCTGAGGGCTGGGATGACCTTCCCAAGATCTTGGATCCCCTTCTGGAGATGTTCTCCTTGGAGCTGggatctcctcctcctcttccagacTGGGCCGTCCGCCTTGAGATGTGGGATTCCCTTCCTGGGCTCTGGGATTCCCTTCCTGGGCTCTGGGATTCCCTTCCTGGGCTCTGGGATTCCCCTCCTGAGCTCTGGGATTCCCTTCCTGAGCTCTGGGATTCCCCTCCTGAGCTCTGGGATTCCCTTCCTGGGCTCTGGGATTCCCTTCCCGGGCTCTGGGATTCCCTTCCCGGGCTCCAGCACACTCCCCTCGAGATCTGGGGCATCCTCCTTGGGGTTGGGACGCttctggagagctgggatgcCCTCCTGGATACTTGAATTCCAAGCAGGAGCGGGATCCAACCCTGGTTCTTTCCAGGGGAACATctcaaaagcagctctggaatTCAGGGGACAGACAAAGGAGTGGAAGTTCCTTAGTGGGATGagtgtttttggggttttttgtttgttttgtttgtttttccaagcaGCATTTTGGTTCCCTCTGAGGGATCCAGTTCTTGTAGCAAACCCGGGAATTACGGAAGCTTTTTTTGAAGGTGCCTATTGAAATTTGCTGAAATTACTCAGGGGAGACACCACTAGAAACTCTTGGTTTCTTCATCAAATATTCCTAAATCCAATGACTGTCCTGAAGGATCAGTTCCCAagagagaaggaacaaaatCCCGACACACCGAAAGATGAGGAGACTGGAAGAGGACAAGAGGTTGATGGGGAATTTCATGGGGCTGGCTCTGACCTTCAGTCTTCACCACAAAGCACCCCACAGCACGGTTGGGGTTTTTATAGGATTATTTCTTGGCAAAACCCAGAATTCCATGATGCACAGAGCACAACAAACCCACATGGGCTTCTCCTGGTGGCACCGGGAATGAAGAACCAGCTCAGCCACAGTGgaacaaacccaaacctgaaGGAAAAGACTTGGGATGAAGCTGTTCCAcaaacccaaccccaaacctGGTGGTCCATAAAACCAAACCTGGGAGTCCTCAACCCCAAATCTGGGGTCCACAAACCCAAACCTGAGGGTTCACAAATTCAGAGCTTGGGATTCACAACCCCAAATCTGGGGTTCCACTAACCCAAACCTGGGAGTCAACAAACTCAACTTGGGAGTCTACAAACCCAAATCTAAGGAATCATAAACCCAAACCTGACAAATTCAAGCCTTGAGGTCCACAAATCCCCAGAATCTGGGGTTGTATAACCCCAAATCTGGGGgcccaaaaccccaaacttgGTTTTCCTTAACCCCAAATCTGGGGTTCTACTGACCCAAATCTGGAGGCCCACAACCTCAAACTTGGGGGTTCACAAATCCAGATTTGGGGCATCATAAATCCAAACCTGAAGGTTCAGAAATCCAAACCTGGGGTTCCATAACCCCAAAGTTTCACAACCCTGAATCTTGGGGTCCGCAAATCCCCAAACTTGGGAGTCTACAAACCAGATCTGCAGGTCTACAAACTCAGACTTTGGGATCTACAAACCTACACTTGGGGTTCCACAACCCCAAAACCGTGGCCAGCAGGACTCGTCTGTGCCGTGGCCGATTCACCCGACACTGCCACAACTCAGCACCGTTGTGACCGGGACTCGGAGCTGCTGCCGTGACTTTGCCAACTCCAAGGCAATTCCGAGAAGGGAATTGGCCGGAtcctgctgagctgggatggggaaaaatTCATCCTTTTTACCCCTGTGAAGGATGAAAGATGAAATCCTCCTCTGCTGGTTGGAGCGCGGGCTGCGGTTCCTGGGTGGAGACCTCTGGGAATGTGGGATGGCCTGAACCTCCTGTGGTTTGGGGAACAAACTTGGTGCCCTTGGGTGCTGAGACAGGAAGAAacaacaaagaacaaagaacTCGATGTTCTCCCGAGCGCAGAGCAATTCCCTGAGGCCAATGGAATCACGGCAAACAGAATTCCATGGGGCTCAACCTGGCTGAGCCTGTGCTTTTGACTCTCCATGGGGGAAACCAtcccaaaaggaaaagcttttcgCTCCTCCAAGCTGCCCCTCTTCCCTCTGGCTTCAGCAACTCAATGCTGATGGAAACCCTCCAAATGTGCCGTGGTGGGATGGTCCCAGATGGAGCAGGagtgtgggcagagcagggagctgagcagggacGTTCTGCTCCCGGCGTGGGCACAGCTTCCCACCCCCTCCGCATTCCCGCGTTCCTCCAGCAGCGCTTCCCTGCTCCGTCCCTGCCAGGAACATCCCACCAGGATCACCCAACCAGGATCATCCCACCAGGATCATCCCACCAGGATCATCCCACCAGGAACATCCCACCAGGATCATCCCACCAGGAACATCCCACCAGGATCATCCCACCAGGAACATCCCACCAGGATCATCCCACCAGGATCATCCCACCAGGAACATCCCACggctgtgctgtgacagggaGCAGGGGCGGGGGATGAGCAGCATGGCGCGGCCACCGTGTGCTCCCCAGGGCCAACACGAGCatccctgcttttctgctggaaaaatccTGGTGAAATTCCACTGGGGAATGAGGaaaactcaaatattttggCTCATGGATCACGGAGGATGAGTTGGGGGTGACAAGGACAAAGTGCAGCCCTCCATGGGAGAGGTTCTGGAGAAGTGGAAACACCATGGATTGCACCAAAACCCAGGAAAacattccctccttcccttccagccacacatttcccagcaggaacGACCCACCTTAAACTGGTGTGGGGAGCCCAAACTTGGGGAAGAGCCAGGATTGTGCCACACTGGGCTTGCAACATCAGCTCCTCATTTCTCAACCCCCAGGACCTCGTGTCAGACGTTTTGCTTCCTCAAACAACCAGAAACACACAGCCAAGACACTCAGAAATCCCCAACAGCCCCATGCCAGCTCCTGAGGAAACAAACTCCATCCCAGGATAAATTTCTGCACTCcaaggttggttttttttgttgtttttctggggGAATGTTTCCTCACAAAGGGCATCTTTCGATGTGCAATGTGATTTGCAAAATTCCCTGGAAGGAATTTTGAGTTTTATGATTTCCTCTATTTTctatcaaaaaaagaaatccaaagcaCTGGATttgctggggattttttcctggaaagaggAATTCAGATGgaattaaatcagtttttcagcCCATTTGACACCCAGCccccagcagagaggagcagctcccacctgACACTGACAGAGCTGAAATCCAAACCCCCAGCTGTAATCACAAGGATGGATTTGACAAAAAAAGCCTTGGAATGATACTGAAACATCCCCTAAAAACTGACAAAATtcacacaaagcacagaaaacactcCAAGATTCCAGGCCTGAGTTATCCCTGCTTTTCCACCAGCCTGGAATGGGCCAGATTTGCCAAAACCCAGTGAAAATTTCCAAGAAATTGGGATCAGTCAGAATCCAGCTCCTGTTTCACCATCATCAGGGCGTGCTGAAAACCTGGGAGAGGAGGTTTGGATGGAGttttcccaaaatccagcaCCAATTCCCTGAACCTACTGCCACAGGGCACTGGAGAGAGGGGGGA
Above is a window of Parus major isolate Abel chromosome 23, Parus_major1.1, whole genome shotgun sequence DNA encoding:
- the RIMS3 gene encoding regulating synaptic membrane exocytosis protein 3, which produces MFNGDASSSSARNVVRSSSISGEMYNLEKSARGSADSVTVTASKKRRSSLGAKMVAIVGLSQWSKSTLQLNQTEGGPKKLRSTIRRSTETGIAVEMRTRVTRQGSRESTDGSTNSNSSDGTFIFPTTRLGAESQFSDFLDGLGPGQLVGRQTLATPPMGDVHVSMADRNGQLEVDVIQARGLIPKMGSKCIPATYVKVYLLENGVCLAKKKTKVVKKTCDPSYQQPLLFEESPQGKVLQVIVWGDYGRMDHKCFMGMAQIILEELDLSSAVSGWYKLFPTSSLADSSIGPLTRRLSQSSLESSTSPSCP